The sequence below is a genomic window from Aureispira sp. CCB-E.
GAAAACGCCAAGATAAATTAGCTGAAACAAGTACTATTTTAGAAGAAACGTTACAGGCTATCTCTGTTGTCAAATCGTTTACCAACGAGTGGTTCGAGCGCAAACGTTATGGGAAATCAGTAGACGATGTTGTCTCCATTTCACTTAGCTTTGCTCGCATCCGAGGTTTGTTTATTGTTTTTATTATAACGGCTTTATTTGGTGCGATGTTTTTTGTCTTGTGGTGGGGAGCCACTATGGTAGAAGCTGGAACAATGAAGTCTGGCGAATTGGTTACCTTTATCACCTTGACGGCTATTATAGGAGCAGCTGTTGCAAGTTTAGGAGACTTTTATACTCAGGTCTTACGAGCGGTAGGTGCTTCAGAGCGTATTATGGAAATTTTGGAAAGCAATTCGGAAATAAATTTGGACGAAACGCTACCTGACTTAAAAATACAAGGAAATATAGCGTTTAATCACGTCAAATTTAATTATCCTTCTCGTCCTGATTTAACCATTCTAAATGATGTTAACCTGCAAATCTGGTCTGGGCAAAAGATAGCTTTGGTAGGAGCCTCTGGTGGTGGAAAGTCAACGATAGTAAAGCTATTGTTGCGGTTTTATGATTTAAAAGGAGGTAATATTACCATTGATGACAAGCTAATTACGGATTATAACTTATCTCAATTGAGGCAAAATATTGCGATTGTTCCCCAAGATGTCATTTTATTTGGAGGGAGTATTCGAGAGAATATTGCTTATGGAAAACAAAATGCCACAGAGGCAGAAATTATAGCTGCAGCAGAACAAGCCAATGCTTGGCAATTCATCGATTCATTTCCAGAGGGTTTGGATACAATTGTAGGAGAGAGAGGAGTCCAACTTTCTGGAGGACAGCGCCAACGGGTAGCTATTGCTCGTGCAATTCTCAAAAATCCTTCTATCTTATTGTTGGATGAGGCGACTTCGGCTTTAGATGCAGAGTCAGAGCGAGTTGTGCAGGATGCTTTAAACAAGTTGATGGAAGGTAGAACATCTATTATTATTGCACATCGATTAGCGACGGTTCGTGATGTAGATTGTATCTATGTTTTGGAACAGGGCAAAGTAGTTGAACAAGGCAACCATGAAGAACTTGTTGCAAAAGATAATGGCGTGTACACTCAATTGGCTAAATTGCAGTTTAGTTAAGACCTGAAACAAAAATAAATGTTATATATAGTACCCACACCAGTTGGCAATTTAGAAGATATTACTCTACGGGCATTAAGAGTGCTAAAAGAGGTAGATCTAATTTTTGCAGAAGATACTAGAACTTCTAAAAAATTAATGCAGCATTATGAAATTAGCACGCCACTTCGTTCGCACCATGCACACAACGAAAATCAAGAGGCGGCTAAGATTGTAGAAGATATACAAGGAGGTATGCAAGTTGCTTTAATTTCAGACGCAGGCACGCCTGGTATTTCAGACCCTGGTTATAGCCTTATCAAAGCTTGTGCAGATGCTACTATCAAAATAGAGTGTTTGCCAGGTGCTACGGCTATTATTCCTGCTTTAGTTGCTTCTGGTCTGCCTTGCAATCGTTTTTATTTTGAAGGCTTTTTGCCACACAAAAAAGGACGCCAAACGCGATTGCTGTACTTGGCAGAATTACCAACTACATTTGCCTTGTACGAATCACCGCACCGTTTGGAAAAATGCTTGAATCAATTGGCAGAGCATTGTGGTGCTGATCGCCAAGCAGTAGTTTGCCGAGAAATTTCTAAATTATATGAAGAATATACTAGAGGCTCTCTGGCAGAGTTGCAAGCTAAAGTTGCATCCAATGAATTAAAAGCCAAAGGTGAAATTGTTATAGTGGTAGCTGGGAAAGAAAAAGAAAAGAAAAAGAAGCGTTACTCAAAAGAGGAATAGAGAATATACTCCTCAAAAGAAGAATCTATAAAGACGAAAAGAGCCGTTCATTTGAAATTTCTCAAAATAAACGGCTCTCTTGATTTAATAAAGAAAAAATTCTTCTAAAAAATAAGTTGTATGTCTCTATAAACAACAAAACAAGGTAAAAGGTTCACGAGAAAGCCTATTTTTTATTAAATTTTATTTTTATAATATTTAGTATGTTGATTTGTATTATTTTAAAGGTGTTTTAGGCTTGGAAAATAATGGATTGCCCATCGTCAGGGATGAAAACTTTTGGCATAAGTTGTTTGTTGGTCATTATTTCTCTTAGTTCTTTTCGAGTAGTTGGACAATGATTGATTGCTTCTAGATGATTGATGATAACTTTTCCAGGAGCATTTTGCACAAATTTAAGGATATCATCTAATGTCATGAGCAAAGGTTGAAAGAAGTCAAGCTGTGCGGCGCCTCCAGGGATAACACTAATGTCAGGTTTGTATTCCATCAGAACTTTGTGAACATGTTTGGTGTAAATAGTATCAGAGCTCAAATAAATAGAGGGATATTGAGGAAGTTTTAAATAAAATCCCATAACATTTCCCATTGGTTTGGCAACAAAACCATAGCCATGCTTTGCAGGAATGCCTTCTAAGGTTCCATTCAAAAAATTAACTTCCTTCCAGTAATGGATAGATTGAGAAATAGTTAGCCCCTTATTTTTGAGAATAGGCGCATCTTTATAACTACAAACAACAGGGATATTTTGTGTAATTAGAAACTTAATACCAGCAGTATCAAGATGGTCAGGATGTCGATGCGTAATAATGCAATGGGTTACTTTTTCTAGTAAGGAACGACTTTGTTCAGGAAAAGGGGCAATAGGATTTCGTTTAGCTTTAAAACGGAATAATGTAAAAGGAGGCATGGTTGCTTGAGGTCCAAGCATAGGATCTACTAAAATGAAGTGATTGTTCACTTCAATAATCATTGTTGCGTTTCTAATGTGATGAATTTTCATAATTATGAGTCTGTTAAATAATAAATGAACCATTAACAATAGTTAGCTGTGGTGCTACTATGTTGTTAAATAAGTAATGCTCATCACAAATAGACTCAAATTCTACGTTTAGTTCATTGATTCAGATCAAGAAATTCGTTTTCTAATTCGACTCAATGTTTCTGGTGTAACACCTAAATAGGACGCAATATGGTACTGAGGAATTTTTTGCAGCCAATCGGAGCGTTGTTGCTGTAGATTTTCATAAAGTTCCTCTGGTGGTTTGGTAATACGGTTATATTCTAGCAATTCTTGATGTTGCAAGATTTTCAAAAAAGCTGCTTCAATAAAAGAGCGTCCACAGTTGTGTTTTCTTAGTAAGTTCGTAAAAGTTTCTTTGCCCAAAACTAAAACTTCTAATTCACTCAAACTTTCTTGATTCCTTTTAGTTGTACTGCCATGTATGAAAGAAGAGAAATCAGTGATGAATTGAGGGCGAGTAAAAAAGTTGATGTTTGTTTCTTTGTGTTTGCCAATATAAAACTCTCGAATGGTACCTTTGTTAAGGAATCGTAATGTTTGTTCTTGCGTTCCTTCTTGCAGCAAAATTTTATGTTTAGGAATCGTTCTAAGTTCGAAAGCTGCAATCGTTTCTTCTATGCCCTCTCGGTTTAATGGGTAGTTGGTTGAGAAAAAATCAGAGAGTTTTTTTGTGTTGGGCATGGACATATTTATTAAAACTAAAAAAGCAATTCATTTAGGTCAAATGAATTGCTTTTTTATACTATAGATTTAGGAAAAGCTATTTTAAAAATTAGCTTCTATGACTCCTATAACAACAAAGAGAAGTAAAAAGTTCACTGAATGACCTGTTTTTTATTAAATTTTATTTTTGTAATGTATAGTTGGTTTGTAGTTAGGTGTTTTTGAAAATTACACAGTTTTTTAAAAAAAAACGAAAACGACGACTTGGTTTTATCGAGAAATAAAACCATTCGATTGGAACAAAAAAAATATTTATTTGTTGGATAAACCATATAATTTGATGAAAATGGAAAGTTTTCATTATTTTTACTCAAAACAGAACTACTAAATCATGAAAATGCAAAATTTGAAATGGAGGATTTATTTTTTCCTCTACTTATGCTTACCACTCTCAATAATCGCTCAAGAATCTTCGGCCTTAATGGAAAAAGCAGCGACTATTTTCCCAGAAGAAGGTCTTATTTTAACAGAATCGGTGATTCATTTTAAATTCAAGAAAGAGAAGAAGACAAAGAGTCTAGTTGTTGTCGAAGAGCGATCAGAAGAGTTTTTAAGCTTAAAAGGCAATCAAAAGTTTAGCTATGTAGTTCATTATGATGATTATTCTACCGTAGATAAGTTTGAGACGAGTGCCTTTGTAAATGACGATTATTATCAGTCTAATGATATTTTTCACTCCGACATTCGAATGCAATATGCCAATTATAGTTTGCGTCAAAAAGGCTTGACTCGCTCTATAAAAACCGAAAAGACTTACAAAGACATTAAGTACTTGACCAAAGTATATTTAACTTCGCCCCAAAGCGCCTTACAACGCACTATAAAATTTACAATTCCCAAGGCTTTTGATGTTGATTTGGTGCCCGTTAATTTTGATGGTTATACGGTGCATAAAACGGAAAACGAGAAAGGCAACAATTTAGAAATTGAATATTCTATTGAGAATTTAGACGGATTCTCGGACGAAGAGAGCTTGCCAGGGGCAAGTTATATTTATCCACATGTTTTGATCTTACCCAAAACTTACAAAGACAATGATATTAGTGAAGAATTTTTTAATTCGCTCGATGCTTTGTATGCTTGGTATGCAAAGTTGGTGGCAGAGGTAGAAAATAAGCCAGAAGAGTTGAAGGAAATTGTCGAGGAATTAACGGCTTCTGCTGGTTCGGATGAAGAAAAAATTAAGAACATATTTTATTGGGTACAAGACAACATTCGTTACATTGCTTTTGAAGATGGAATTGCAGGGTACCAACCCGAAAACTGCCAAACGGTGTTCTTTAACCGATATGGGGATTGTAAGGGAATGGCAAATTTGATGAAGGAAATGCT
It includes:
- a CDS encoding ABC transporter transmembrane domain-containing protein — translated: MARRRSGSEERPKISKDGWAKAKKLLAYLAPYRLSFIGGLFFLVIGSGVFMVFPAAAGELIDIAKGESKWGFTLKDVGLVLASILVLQALTSYFRVLLFANVSERGMADIRKALYNKLITQPTTFFDQNRVGELTSRSTADVQQLQDVLSITLAELIRQIIILVVGFVYLAWMAPQLLLVMISTFPVVIIIAMVFGRYIRKLSRKRQDKLAETSTILEETLQAISVVKSFTNEWFERKRYGKSVDDVVSISLSFARIRGLFIVFIITALFGAMFFVLWWGATMVEAGTMKSGELVTFITLTAIIGAAVASLGDFYTQVLRAVGASERIMEILESNSEINLDETLPDLKIQGNIAFNHVKFNYPSRPDLTILNDVNLQIWSGQKIALVGASGGGKSTIVKLLLRFYDLKGGNITIDDKLITDYNLSQLRQNIAIVPQDVILFGGSIRENIAYGKQNATEAEIIAAAEQANAWQFIDSFPEGLDTIVGERGVQLSGGQRQRVAIARAILKNPSILLLDEATSALDAESERVVQDALNKLMEGRTSIIIAHRLATVRDVDCIYVLEQGKVVEQGNHEELVAKDNGVYTQLAKLQFS
- the rsmI gene encoding 16S rRNA (cytidine(1402)-2'-O)-methyltransferase, whose protein sequence is MLYIVPTPVGNLEDITLRALRVLKEVDLIFAEDTRTSKKLMQHYEISTPLRSHHAHNENQEAAKIVEDIQGGMQVALISDAGTPGISDPGYSLIKACADATIKIECLPGATAIIPALVASGLPCNRFYFEGFLPHKKGRQTRLLYLAELPTTFALYESPHRLEKCLNQLAEHCGADRQAVVCREISKLYEEYTRGSLAELQAKVASNELKAKGEIVIVVAGKEKEKKKKRYSKEE
- a CDS encoding MBL fold metallo-hydrolase, producing MKIHHIRNATMIIEVNNHFILVDPMLGPQATMPPFTLFRFKAKRNPIAPFPEQSRSLLEKVTHCIITHRHPDHLDTAGIKFLITQNIPVVCSYKDAPILKNKGLTISQSIHYWKEVNFLNGTLEGIPAKHGYGFVAKPMGNVMGFYLKLPQYPSIYLSSDTIYTKHVHKVLMEYKPDISVIPGGAAQLDFFQPLLMTLDDILKFVQNAPGKVIINHLEAINHCPTTRKELREIMTNKQLMPKVFIPDDGQSIIFQA
- a CDS encoding Crp/Fnr family transcriptional regulator, with the translated sequence MPNTKKLSDFFSTNYPLNREGIEETIAAFELRTIPKHKILLQEGTQEQTLRFLNKGTIREFYIGKHKETNINFFTRPQFITDFSSFIHGSTTKRNQESLSELEVLVLGKETFTNLLRKHNCGRSFIEAAFLKILQHQELLEYNRITKPPEELYENLQQQRSDWLQKIPQYHIASYLGVTPETLSRIRKRIS
- a CDS encoding transglutaminase-like domain-containing protein, which gives rise to MEKAATIFPEEGLILTESVIHFKFKKEKKTKSLVVVEERSEEFLSLKGNQKFSYVVHYDDYSTVDKFETSAFVNDDYYQSNDIFHSDIRMQYANYSLRQKGLTRSIKTEKTYKDIKYLTKVYLTSPQSALQRTIKFTIPKAFDVDLVPVNFDGYTVHKTENEKGNNLEIEYSIENLDGFSDEESLPGASYIYPHVLILPKTYKDNDISEEFFNSLDALYAWYAKLVAEVENKPEELKEIVEELTASAGSDEEKIKNIFYWVQDNIRYIAFEDGIAGYQPENCQTVFFNRYGDCKGMANLMKEMLKLAGFDARLVWLGTKSVATNYSTPCLASDNHMICAVKQGDDFIYLDGTEKYTLLGAYAERIQNQEVLIEDGTSFIRSKIPTQEHHRNTRDYQLKLSMNADNALVGSVQISEKGEAMSRIMYLYNQTRTDEKEESLKRYLALFDKFITIENMKVPSMDRSMDELILGGDIIIKNKVSTFDNEVYLYLDPYRIFEHYDLGEDRQFPLWMSHKHNDHVRIEFQLPEGYELESVPESFVVENEDFQFDLDYKLEGAKVLYSVQIQIPNSEVKKENIAAWNKAIQSLKAAYDEPIVLIKK